The following proteins are co-located in the Carassius auratus strain Wakin chromosome 7, ASM336829v1, whole genome shotgun sequence genome:
- the LOC113105265 gene encoding cerebellin-1, with the protein MSGTRLALLCLMGPLLVRGQNDTEPIVLEGKCLVVCDSTPTTEPAGNALGMSVRSGNGRIAFSAVRNNNHEPSEMSNRTMTIYFDQVLVNVGSHFDPARSVFVAPRKGVYSFSFNVVKVYNRQTIQVSLVLNGWPVISAFAGDQDVTREAATNAGLVMMERGDKAYLKLERGNLMGGWKYSTFSGFLVFPS; encoded by the exons ATGAGCGGCACACGGTTAGCTCTTCTCTGTCTGATGGGCCCCCTGCTGGTTCGGGGTCAGAATGACACGGAGCCCATCGTGCTGGAAGGGAAGTGTTTAGTCGTTTGTGACTCCACACCGACCACAGAACCCGCTGGGAATGCTTTGGGAATGTCGGTGCGCTCCGGAAACGGCCGCATCGCCTTCTCGGCTGTGAGGAACAACAACCACGAACCGTCTGAGATGAGCAACCGCACCATGACCATATACTTCGACCAG GTTCTGGTGAACGTTGGGAGTCATTTCGATCCGGCACGGAGCGTTTTCGTGGCTCCTAGAAAAGGAGTGTATAGCTTCAGTTTCAATGTGGTGAAAGTTTACAACAGACAAACTATACAG GTGAGCCTGGTGTTGAACGGCTGGCCGGTGATCTCAGCGTTCGCCGGTGATCAGGATGTGACGCGGGAGGCAGCGACCAACGCCGGGCTGGTTATGATGGAGAGAGGAGACAAGGCCTACCTCAAACTGGAGAGAGGAAACCTGATGGGCGGCTGGAAATACTCCACCTTCTCCGGCTTCCTGGTCTTTCCCTCTTAG